From Paenibacillus sp. PK3_47, the proteins below share one genomic window:
- a CDS encoding DUF4173 domain-containing protein, whose amino-acid sequence MDNNHAAAMGPAGRALLAALLLAGVHQYLFWGKPPGVSYPLFVCLFYAFMLYFAKDKLRRQTLFGYVWLGSIVLLSLTYGLFNNFFFYGLNFLMIPALILLHMTYMLSYRNPSWSSFKLIGAAAEHFFAQAPRHLPTVFKIFRRPGGDSAKSERKQVLIKVLIGLAVSCPLLIIVVSLLSSADGVFNQMLNSIPELLDMVSFGEGFTRILWILVLGLGMFGFLWGFVDSKAYDWNVPVQKGDPVPEPFTFNLDPVVMTTILTVINAVYVLFVCLQFTYLFSAWEGILPEGSTYADYARSGFFELILVTGINFVILLLALYTLGAVKTGLQKGINILLYILVLCSMVMLYSAFTRLALYEEAYGYTYIRFLVHAFMIFLGLLMVLTAIRISRVKFPLAQCYIVLGMLSYVLMNYIGMDSMIADKNIQRYEETGKLDAGYLTGLSWEAVPKLIEFSKQHDGMLDSQLAEKLKHRGAEAKWPSFNLAEHRGERALVRYFQ is encoded by the coding sequence ATGGATAACAATCATGCTGCTGCAATGGGACCGGCCGGCCGGGCGCTGCTTGCCGCACTGCTGCTGGCTGGAGTACACCAGTATTTGTTCTGGGGCAAGCCGCCGGGCGTTTCTTATCCGCTTTTTGTATGCCTGTTCTATGCATTTATGCTGTACTTTGCCAAGGATAAGCTCCGCAGACAGACCTTGTTTGGCTATGTCTGGTTGGGGTCCATAGTTCTGCTGTCACTTACATACGGGCTGTTCAATAACTTTTTTTTCTACGGGCTTAACTTTCTCATGATTCCGGCGCTCATACTGCTGCATATGACTTATATGCTCAGCTACCGTAATCCTTCCTGGAGCAGCTTCAAGCTGATCGGCGCTGCAGCGGAACATTTTTTCGCCCAGGCGCCGCGGCATCTGCCGACGGTATTCAAGATCTTCCGCCGGCCTGGCGGAGACAGTGCCAAAAGCGAACGCAAGCAGGTGCTGATCAAAGTGCTCATCGGTCTTGCTGTCTCCTGTCCGCTGCTGATCATTGTGGTGTCACTTCTGTCTTCTGCTGACGGGGTGTTCAACCAGATGCTGAATAGCATTCCCGAGCTGCTGGATATGGTTTCCTTCGGTGAAGGCTTTACGCGCATCCTGTGGATTCTAGTGCTGGGGCTGGGAATGTTCGGATTTTTATGGGGGTTTGTCGACTCCAAGGCTTATGACTGGAATGTTCCGGTCCAGAAAGGGGATCCGGTCCCTGAACCCTTCACCTTTAACCTGGACCCGGTGGTCATGACAACCATTCTGACGGTGATCAATGCGGTTTATGTGTTGTTTGTATGCCTGCAGTTCACCTACCTGTTCAGTGCATGGGAGGGAATTTTGCCGGAAGGAAGCACGTATGCCGATTACGCACGAAGCGGATTTTTTGAGCTCATTCTGGTGACCGGTATTAACTTTGTTATACTGCTGCTGGCGCTGTACACTCTGGGTGCAGTGAAAACCGGGCTGCAAAAAGGAATCAACATTCTGCTCTACATTCTGGTTCTGTGCTCGATGGTGATGCTTTATTCCGCCTTTACCCGGCTTGCGCTGTATGAAGAAGCGTACGGTTACACCTATATCCGCTTTCTGGTGCATGCCTTTATGATTTTCCTGGGGCTTCTGATGGTGCTCACCGCAATCCGGATCAGCCGGGTGAAGTTTCCGCTCGCCCAATGTTATATTGTGCTTGGCATGCTGTCCTACGTGTTGATGAATTATATCGGGATGGATTCCATGATTGCGGACAAAAATATACAGCGCTACGAGGAGACGGGGAAACTGGATGCCGGATATTTAACGGGCCTGTCCTGGGAAGCCGTTCCGAAGCTGATTGAGTTCAGTAAGCAGCATGACGGGATGCTGGACAGCCAGCTGGCTGAAAAGCTGAAGCATAGAGGCGCAGAAGCCAAGTGGCCTTCATTTAATCTGGCGGAACACCGGGGCGAACGGGCGCTTGTGCGGTATTTTCAATAA
- a CDS encoding DUF2975 domain-containing protein, with protein MERGTTLFLKAAVILIGIPILALCIFVVPGIAEFAAELYPDYAYIRYLIFIDLYAAAVPFYIALYQAFRLLSYIDKNKAFSDLSVRALKNIKYCAITISCLLTAGMPLFYLMAEKDDAPGIIVIGLILIFASMVIAVFAAVLQKLLKEAIELKSENDLTV; from the coding sequence ATGGAACGAGGAACAACACTCTTTTTGAAGGCTGCGGTGATCCTGATCGGTATTCCGATTCTGGCATTGTGCATTTTTGTCGTGCCGGGGATTGCTGAATTTGCGGCAGAATTGTATCCCGACTATGCGTATATCAGGTATCTTATTTTCATTGATTTGTATGCGGCGGCAGTACCGTTCTACATTGCGCTGTATCAGGCTTTCCGGCTGCTGAGCTACATTGATAAGAACAAGGCTTTTTCTGACTTATCCGTCCGGGCCCTCAAAAATATCAAATACTGCGCAATTACCATCAGCTGCCTGCTTACTGCAGGGATGCCGCTCTTTTATCTTATGGCAGAAAAGGACGATGCCCCGGGCATTATTGTCATTGGACTGATCCTGATTTTTGCCTCCATGGTGATTGCCGTGTTCGCCGCGGTTCTCCAGAAGCTGCTGAAGGAAGCTATTGAACTAAAATCAGAAAATGACCTTACGGTCTGA
- a CDS encoding AAA family ATPase, translated as MNRRIHIMGASGSGTTTLARALAAKLLYTPLDSDDYFWERKFSVQTEKHERLRRIRQDLEDREPWILSGAVCGWGDGLKSCFDLVIFLWIPPNLRLERLRAREYERYGEDSLPGGSKYEDVQAFLKWAALYDTAGAEVRSRVLHEEWLSGLQCPVLRLVEDLSVGERVERVLDYLGHSGVHSAGE; from the coding sequence ATGAACAGAAGAATACACATTATGGGTGCTTCAGGCTCCGGAACAACTACACTCGCACGGGCCTTGGCCGCAAAGCTTCTGTACACCCCTTTGGACAGTGACGACTATTTCTGGGAGCGCAAATTCAGTGTGCAGACTGAAAAACATGAACGTTTGCGGAGGATTAGACAGGACTTAGAGGACAGGGAGCCGTGGATTTTGTCTGGTGCGGTATGCGGCTGGGGCGACGGGCTGAAATCCTGTTTTGATCTGGTCATTTTTTTGTGGATTCCTCCGAACCTCCGGCTGGAGCGCTTGCGGGCAAGAGAGTATGAACGCTATGGTGAGGACAGCCTGCCTGGCGGCAGTAAATATGAGGATGTGCAGGCATTTCTGAAATGGGCGGCTTTGTATGATACAGCGGGTGCGGAGGTACGCAGCAGAGTGCTGCATGAGGAATGGCTGTCCGGGCTCCAGTGCCCGGTACTGCGGCTGGTGGAGGATTTGTCAGTCGGAGAGCGTGTGGAAAGAGTGCTTGACTATCTGGGGCATAGCGGGGTACACAGTGCAGGAGAGTGA
- a CDS encoding ABC-2 family transporter protein — MITEGKVYFKFLRMHLLSGMEYKGWWLMLIQVFVVVVSDPISTVLLFSRFGSIGEWTVAHIILVYSLAVASFGLAESFCRGFDYFPWYLLRSGDFDRLLLRPRSLFVQVAASRFHLHRLVRPVTGICAAGWALEELGVSLTPGKTGILVMALAGGCLMYCGVFVLTSGLAFFTIKGLDWIYLLTNASYQITRIPEPHMPRALKSVFSFFLPMLFISFYPAAAVCGWGYPSWPGYLALPAGSAFLAFSLLIWRIGVRHYKSTGS, encoded by the coding sequence ATGATTACAGAAGGTAAAGTCTATTTCAAATTCTTGAGGATGCACCTGCTGTCCGGGATGGAGTATAAAGGCTGGTGGCTGATGCTGATCCAGGTGTTTGTCGTTGTCGTCTCCGATCCTATCTCCACTGTACTGCTGTTCTCCCGCTTTGGCAGCATCGGCGAATGGACCGTAGCCCACATCATCCTTGTCTACTCCCTGGCAGTAGCTTCGTTCGGGCTTGCGGAGAGTTTCTGCCGCGGCTTTGATTATTTTCCGTGGTATCTGCTGCGCTCCGGCGATTTTGACCGGCTGCTGCTCCGTCCCAGATCCCTCTTCGTACAGGTTGCAGCCTCCAGATTCCACCTGCACCGGCTAGTGCGTCCGGTTACCGGAATCTGTGCAGCAGGCTGGGCGCTGGAGGAACTTGGTGTATCACTTACTCCAGGTAAGACTGGCATCCTGGTCATGGCGCTCGCCGGCGGCTGCCTCATGTACTGCGGGGTATTCGTGCTTACGTCGGGGCTCGCTTTTTTCACAATCAAAGGGCTGGACTGGATTTATCTGCTGACTAATGCCAGCTATCAAATCACCCGCATCCCGGAGCCGCACATGCCGCGGGCACTGAAGTCGGTGTTCAGCTTCTTTTTGCCGATGCTGTTCATCAGCTTTTATCCTGCGGCTGCGGTGTGCGGCTGGGGCTATCCATCATGGCCCGGATATCTTGCTCTCCCGGCCGGTTCCGCATTTCTTGCGTTCTCACTGCTCATCTGGCGCATAGGTGTCAGGCATTACAAAAGCACGGGAAGCTGA
- a CDS encoding DinB family protein, translating into METMFRYNWMIREEWYKWCEQLSEEELLKPRTGGVGGILKTLFHIADVEWSWVMCMEGKPDFEEDFAEYSSLQQVRALDARFRPEVERFVLGWHEGLERNLLEDHYKAEGERSHAWGEIMRHMIAHEIHHIGQLSVWARELGRAPVSANLIRKGLAEFLPGKESTVG; encoded by the coding sequence ATGGAAACAATGTTCCGCTATAACTGGATGATCCGAGAGGAATGGTACAAATGGTGTGAACAGCTGAGTGAGGAGGAGCTCCTTAAGCCGCGTACAGGCGGTGTGGGCGGGATTCTGAAGACGCTTTTTCACATTGCGGATGTCGAGTGGAGCTGGGTTATGTGCATGGAGGGCAAACCGGATTTTGAAGAGGATTTTGCGGAGTACAGCAGCCTGCAGCAGGTGAGGGCATTAGATGCACGCTTCCGGCCTGAGGTGGAGCGGTTTGTCCTTGGCTGGCATGAGGGGCTGGAGCGGAACCTGCTGGAAGATCATTATAAGGCAGAAGGCGAACGCAGCCACGCATGGGGAGAAATTATGCGCCACATGATCGCCCACGAGATTCACCATATCGGGCAGCTGTCCGTATGGGCCAGAGAGCTGGGCAGAGCGCCTGTCTCGGCTAATCTGATCCGAAAAGGCCTGGCAGAGTTTCTCCCGGGCAAAGAATCAACCGTAGGGTAA
- a CDS encoding ABC transporter substrate-binding protein, with translation MKLHSQFLKLHSQHGGAPEAAVTLDELAQTLGCTHRNALHVIGKMARQGWIRWTPSRGRGRRSRLAFLADAEEIALQSMKMAISSKDMSSALEGIRGHARASSLQDTLQGWLLAYFGHHEEIRSDKVIDTLRLPVTQQLHTFDPLYMNLQAESFVSSHVFDGLVSRSSKQDKLLPGLAHAWDADESRTVWTFHLRKEVLFHHGIVLTAEDVVYSFERMMKTSQRTLYSSIFKEIRKVKALNALTVRFELKQPNELFLPFLCTSRAAIVPRDLENQDESSFGRRPAGTGPFKVVEMNDDCCVLEVFPYYFQGRAHLDRVEVIYVPWGITLPAAGTGSSFHVIPNPSAENSGALSRIHSESSVRKFVTCNTKKKGPLSDPLLRADILSCLDETLSIDNPLTKDSPLTSDSPLAADLKVNLQIATIPQYAGDARYVAEKLGRSGYESTVLPVSPEEFKGPVRLQSDLIVFSLLRDQDEQLRLYDLYLTLSQHMEPRIRADIEGRLKLISREPDAAARAEGFRIIEDHLTRGHQLHILYEKPIETAYLPSVRGVTFNSQGWVDLRHLWFPPSL, from the coding sequence ATGAAGCTGCACAGCCAATTTTTGAAGCTGCATTCACAGCATGGAGGAGCTCCGGAAGCTGCCGTCACTCTGGATGAACTGGCACAGACTCTTGGCTGCACGCACCGCAATGCCCTGCATGTCATCGGCAAAATGGCCCGGCAGGGCTGGATCCGCTGGACACCCAGCCGCGGCCGCGGGCGGCGCTCCCGGCTTGCCTTCCTGGCAGATGCCGAAGAGATTGCCCTGCAGTCCATGAAGATGGCCATCAGCAGCAAAGACATGAGCAGCGCTCTTGAAGGGATACGCGGTCATGCGCGCGCATCATCGCTTCAAGATACGCTGCAGGGCTGGCTGCTGGCCTACTTTGGACATCATGAAGAAATCCGCAGCGACAAAGTGATTGATACCCTGCGCCTGCCCGTCACCCAGCAGCTCCACACCTTTGATCCGCTGTATATGAATCTGCAGGCGGAGTCTTTTGTATCCAGCCATGTGTTTGACGGGCTGGTCAGCCGGAGCAGCAAGCAGGACAAGCTGCTTCCCGGCCTGGCCCATGCCTGGGATGCGGATGAGAGCCGCACGGTTTGGACTTTCCATCTTCGTAAAGAGGTGCTGTTCCATCACGGCATCGTGCTGACTGCCGAGGATGTGGTGTATTCTTTTGAGCGGATGATGAAAACCTCGCAGCGTACACTTTATAGTTCTATATTCAAAGAAATCCGGAAGGTGAAGGCCCTGAATGCCTTAACCGTCCGCTTTGAACTGAAGCAGCCGAATGAGCTGTTCCTTCCGTTTCTCTGTACAAGCCGGGCTGCCATCGTTCCCCGTGATCTGGAGAATCAGGATGAGAGCAGCTTTGGACGCCGGCCGGCAGGGACAGGTCCCTTCAAGGTCGTGGAGATGAATGATGACTGCTGTGTGCTGGAGGTGTTTCCTTACTATTTCCAGGGGCGGGCCCATCTCGACCGTGTGGAGGTCATTTATGTTCCTTGGGGGATTACGCTGCCTGCGGCAGGGACGGGATCGTCTTTTCATGTCATTCCAAATCCGTCTGCAGAAAATTCCGGCGCCTTGAGCCGGATTCATTCCGAGTCCTCGGTGCGTAAATTTGTCACCTGCAACACCAAAAAAAAGGGACCACTGAGTGATCCCCTGCTTCGTGCTGATATTTTGTCCTGCCTGGATGAGACTCTCTCGATAGACAATCCTCTGACGAAAGACAGTCCTCTGACGTCAGACAGTCCGCTGGCTGCGGATTTAAAGGTAAACCTGCAGATTGCCACAATTCCGCAGTATGCCGGAGATGCCCGCTATGTGGCGGAGAAGCTTGGCCGCAGCGGGTACGAAAGTACCGTGTTACCGGTCTCCCCAGAGGAATTCAAGGGTCCTGTCCGCCTGCAGTCCGACCTGATTGTATTCTCGTTGCTGCGCGATCAGGATGAACAGCTCCGGCTGTACGATTTATATTTGACGCTTTCCCAGCACATGGAGCCCCGGATCCGCGCGGATATCGAAGGCAGGCTGAAGCTGATCTCACGGGAGCCCGATGCTGCGGCCAGAGCAGAAGGCTTCAGGATTATTGAAGACCATTTGACCCGAGGTCATCAGCTGCATATTCTATATGAGAAGCCGATCGAAACGGCATATCTTCCCTCAGTGCGGGGCGTTACCTTCAACAGCCAGGGCTGGGTGGACCTGCGCCATCTCTGGTTTCCTCCGTCGCTGTGA
- a CDS encoding YdiU family protein gives MTDDNNNNQTTSNTGWNFDNSYATLPEAAFTLQKPVPVRAPRMIIFNESLAEKLGLSSEELKSEAGVPILAGNQIPEGALPLAQAYAGHQFGHFTMLGDGRAVLLVEQITPDGERYDIQLKGSGRTPYSRGGDGRAALGPMLREYIISEAMHGLGIPTTRSLAVVATGEPVIRETHLPGAILTRIAASHLRVGTFQYFAARGVVQDLRTLADYTINRHYKDAQSEENPYLALLQRVIRRQAELIAKWQLVGFIHGVMNTDNMAISGQSIDYGPCAFMDVYDPATVFSSIDRQGRYAYGNQPEIAGWNLARFAETLLPLLHEDEEQAVRIAEEAVSDFYEIFNRKWLAGMRSKLGIFNEEPEDEHLVQELLTVMHNHRADYTHTFRALTLDQPVETALNEAPEFTAWKKLWQARLGRQQQSAADSQQLMRHSNPAVIPRNQRVEEALEAAVEREDYSVMENLLKVLARPYAHSPEQEEYAAVPAACNQRYRTYCGT, from the coding sequence ATGACCGACGACAACAATAATAACCAGACAACTTCAAACACCGGCTGGAATTTCGATAACAGCTATGCCACTTTGCCGGAAGCAGCCTTTACGCTGCAAAAGCCGGTACCTGTCCGTGCGCCGCGAATGATTATTTTTAATGAATCGCTGGCTGAAAAGCTGGGACTCTCTTCAGAAGAACTAAAGAGTGAGGCCGGTGTTCCCATATTAGCGGGCAACCAGATTCCCGAAGGGGCCTTGCCGCTTGCCCAGGCTTATGCAGGTCATCAGTTTGGCCATTTTACGATGCTGGGGGACGGAAGGGCTGTGCTGCTTGTCGAGCAGATTACTCCGGACGGGGAACGTTACGACATCCAGCTAAAAGGCTCAGGAAGAACCCCTTACTCGCGGGGAGGAGACGGGCGTGCGGCGCTGGGACCGATGCTGCGTGAGTACATTATCAGCGAAGCTATGCATGGTCTCGGTATACCTACAACCCGCAGCCTGGCGGTGGTTGCCACAGGAGAACCGGTGATCCGCGAGACCCATCTGCCGGGAGCCATTCTGACCCGGATCGCCGCCAGCCATTTGCGTGTCGGGACTTTTCAATATTTTGCAGCGCGGGGTGTTGTCCAGGACCTCCGTACGCTTGCAGATTATACAATTAATAGACATTACAAGGATGCTCAGTCAGAGGAGAACCCGTATCTGGCACTGCTGCAGCGGGTGATCCGGCGTCAGGCAGAGCTTATTGCCAAATGGCAGCTGGTTGGCTTCATCCATGGCGTAATGAACACGGATAATATGGCAATTAGCGGACAATCGATTGACTATGGGCCGTGCGCATTCATGGACGTCTACGACCCGGCCACTGTATTTAGTTCTATTGACCGCCAGGGACGTTATGCCTACGGAAATCAGCCGGAAATTGCGGGCTGGAATCTGGCGCGCTTTGCTGAAACCCTGCTGCCGCTGCTGCATGAGGATGAAGAGCAGGCAGTCCGGATTGCTGAAGAGGCTGTCTCTGATTTTTATGAAATCTTTAATCGTAAATGGTTGGCTGGCATGAGGTCGAAGCTCGGGATTTTTAACGAAGAGCCTGAGGATGAACATCTGGTTCAGGAGCTGCTTACAGTAATGCACAACCACCGGGCAGATTATACCCATACTTTCCGCGCGCTAACTCTGGATCAGCCGGTGGAGACGGCTCTGAATGAAGCCCCGGAATTTACGGCATGGAAAAAACTGTGGCAGGCACGGCTCGGCAGACAGCAGCAATCAGCAGCTGATTCACAGCAGTTGATGCGGCACAGCAACCCTGCAGTCATTCCGCGTAACCAACGGGTGGAGGAAGCATTGGAAGCCGCTGTGGAGAGAGAGGATTACAGTGTAATGGAGAATCTGCTGAAGGTGCTTGCACGGCCCTACGCACACTCGCCGGAACAGGAAGAATACGCGGCAGTCCCTGCTGCATGCAATCAGCGTTACCGGACATATTGTGGAACTTGA
- a CDS encoding ATP-binding cassette domain-containing protein yields the protein MQIIMKDIRKSFKVYKRPEGKWGLLKGAFMRNVTEVEALGGIGFEIAEGELVGYIGPNGAGKSTSVKVMSGILTPDSGECTIMGKVPWKNRVEHVSRIGVVFGQRSQLWWDVPVADSFEVLKDIYAIPPGDYKTRLSGLTAALGVEALLKTPVRQLSLGQRMRCELVAALLHRPSILFLDEPTIGLDAVSKLALRNFLKEENRKYGVTMLLTTHDMDDIEALCERVMVIGRGQLLYDGELAGLQAKYAPEVVMKVNTDAMIAAMYNDLSLV from the coding sequence ATGCAAATCATAATGAAGGATATCCGCAAAAGCTTCAAAGTGTACAAACGGCCTGAGGGAAAATGGGGTCTGCTGAAGGGTGCTTTTATGCGCAATGTTACGGAGGTGGAGGCCCTCGGCGGAATCGGCTTTGAAATTGCTGAAGGTGAGCTGGTGGGTTACATCGGGCCGAACGGCGCCGGCAAATCTACCTCTGTCAAGGTGATGAGCGGCATCCTCACGCCTGACAGCGGCGAATGTACCATCATGGGCAAGGTTCCGTGGAAAAACCGTGTAGAGCATGTCTCACGAATCGGGGTTGTGTTCGGCCAGCGATCACAGCTGTGGTGGGATGTGCCGGTGGCGGATTCCTTTGAGGTGCTGAAGGACATTTATGCCATACCGCCAGGCGACTACAAAACCAGACTGTCCGGGCTCACGGCGGCTCTTGGAGTGGAAGCACTGTTAAAAACTCCGGTAAGACAGCTCTCACTTGGGCAGCGGATGCGCTGTGAGCTGGTTGCGGCGCTGCTGCACCGTCCCTCCATCCTGTTCCTCGATGAGCCGACCATCGGGCTGGATGCGGTATCGAAGCTGGCGCTGCGCAACTTTTTGAAAGAGGAAAACCGTAAATACGGCGTCACGATGCTGCTGACCACCCATGACATGGATGATATCGAAGCACTGTGCGAACGGGTTATGGTCATCGGCCGCGGCCAGCTGCTGTATGACGGGGAACTTGCCGGTCTGCAGGCAAAATATGCGCCGGAGGTTGTCATGAAAGTGAACACAGACGCTATGATCGCTGCTATGTACAATGATCTGTCTTTAGTCTGA
- a CDS encoding GNAT family N-acetyltransferase has protein sequence MVTIKEIEADSLEALNELYSELTGVTANPGKLKETFNMIKADSRYILLGAYTDGELLGSLMGIICQDLVGDCRPFMVIENVVVSSRARRRGLGKQLMTAVEAIAHKRNCYYIILVSGEKRKEAHVFYERMGYRDEKVEGYRKHLTSH, from the coding sequence ATGGTAACTATAAAAGAAATTGAAGCGGATTCTCTGGAAGCATTAAATGAGCTCTACAGTGAGTTGACAGGCGTAACCGCTAATCCGGGCAAACTGAAGGAAACCTTCAACATGATCAAGGCGGACAGCCGGTATATATTACTCGGTGCGTACACAGACGGTGAGCTGCTTGGTTCGTTAATGGGTATTATCTGCCAGGATCTTGTCGGGGACTGCCGGCCGTTTATGGTTATTGAAAATGTTGTTGTCTCCTCACGCGCCCGGCGCCGGGGACTCGGCAAACAGCTCATGACTGCGGTCGAGGCCATTGCCCATAAGCGAAATTGCTACTATATCATCCTTGTTTCCGGCGAGAAACGTAAGGAAGCGCATGTTTTTTATGAACGGATGGGCTACCGGGATGAGAAGGTGGAGGGTTACCGCAAGCATTTAACCTCGCATTAA
- a CDS encoding GrpB family protein: MKVRLSNYNPDWARSYQDEADFLKTIFTDEIVRFEHFGSTSVPGMKAKPVIDMMCIVKDINRVDVHNNTMISLGYDAAGEWGIPGRRLFRKGGEERTHHIHCYQTDSPQIERHLIFRDYLRAHPEEAARYSRFKEELAERFDHTSEYSPAKKTFVLEMERLALAWYDQTGTNK; encoded by the coding sequence ATGAAGGTCAGACTAAGCAATTATAATCCGGACTGGGCCAGGTCTTATCAGGATGAAGCTGATTTTCTTAAAACTATATTTACGGATGAAATTGTACGCTTTGAGCATTTTGGCAGCACTTCAGTGCCGGGCATGAAAGCGAAGCCTGTCATTGATATGATGTGTATAGTTAAAGACATTAACCGTGTGGATGTACATAACAATACCATGATTTCGCTCGGCTATGATGCAGCTGGAGAATGGGGGATTCCTGGCAGAAGGCTTTTCCGGAAGGGTGGAGAAGAAAGAACGCATCATATCCATTGTTATCAGACAGACAGCCCGCAAATTGAGCGGCATCTTATATTCAGAGATTATTTGCGAGCCCATCCGGAAGAAGCAGCAAGATACAGCCGGTTTAAGGAAGAATTAGCGGAACGGTTTGACCATACCAGCGAATACAGCCCTGCCAAAAAGACATTTGTGCTGGAGATGGAGCGGCTTGCATTGGCTTGGTACGATCAAACCGGGACAAATAAGTGA
- a CDS encoding Crp/Fnr family transcriptional regulator, which yields MQSIIDIGTVRSLAAQNGLTEMFTQEVIDAMELRRYADREAVCSVGDRLEGMFILVQGKLKIHTLLPNGKSMLVRFARPMSVIGDVELLRQYPVKNEVESVGDSLLLVAGRKMLLKEMEENTALLRFLLGELSHKMYTLGQTSALNLLYPVENRFASYLMSLFADTVGGHRVEEIRTSSLTETADLLGTSYRHLNRIVHRFIEEGIIERKKGRLSVLDADKLAMLANGNLYE from the coding sequence ATGCAGTCCATTATAGATATCGGGACCGTCCGCAGTCTTGCCGCGCAGAATGGTCTTACGGAGATGTTCACACAGGAAGTAATAGACGCTATGGAACTCCGGCGGTATGCCGACAGGGAGGCAGTCTGCTCGGTCGGTGACCGGCTGGAAGGGATGTTCATCCTTGTTCAGGGCAAGCTCAAAATTCATACCCTGCTGCCAAACGGTAAATCCATGCTGGTGCGGTTCGCCAGGCCCATGTCTGTCATCGGGGATGTGGAGCTGCTGCGCCAGTATCCGGTAAAAAATGAAGTCGAGTCTGTCGGCGACAGCCTGCTGCTGGTAGCAGGGCGCAAGATGCTGCTGAAGGAGATGGAAGAGAACACGGCGCTGCTGCGCTTTTTGCTGGGGGAGCTGAGCCATAAAATGTACACCCTAGGCCAAACCTCGGCGCTGAACCTCCTCTATCCGGTGGAGAACCGTTTTGCCAGCTACCTGATGTCCCTGTTTGCAGACACTGTAGGCGGCCACCGCGTGGAAGAGATCCGCACCTCAAGCCTGACGGAGACGGCGGATTTGCTCGGCACAAGCTACCGGCATCTGAACCGGATTGTGCACCGTTTTATCGAAGAGGGGATTATCGAACGCAAAAAGGGCCGCCTTAGTGTGCTCGACGCAGACAAGCTGGCCATGCTGGCGAACGGGAATTTGTATGAGTAA
- a CDS encoding TetR/AcrR family transcriptional regulator encodes MVRYKKSEEKRKQILSAAFQALSEHGYDSVTLQTIADYAKVSKGVVHYYFDNKEAVLIELLQWLTGKISAKEQAAVAEQQTAEGKLVAYIESAFAGPAQNRSFYRVYLDFLARASRIPVYREINQRFYDSCAAISTEVLTLGQQEGIFSKKLTPDTTAPLIRAVIDGCLIQWLMSGDDELHAAFKDSCHAAVMKLLRS; translated from the coding sequence ATGGTACGTTACAAGAAATCCGAGGAGAAACGCAAACAGATTCTGTCTGCTGCTTTTCAGGCATTATCTGAACACGGCTACGATTCCGTTACTTTGCAGACGATTGCGGATTACGCGAAGGTCAGCAAGGGCGTTGTGCATTATTATTTTGACAATAAAGAGGCTGTCCTTATCGAACTGCTGCAGTGGCTGACCGGCAAAATCTCAGCTAAAGAGCAGGCCGCCGTAGCAGAACAGCAGACCGCAGAAGGCAAGCTGGTTGCTTATATTGAATCGGCATTTGCGGGGCCGGCCCAAAACCGTTCTTTTTACCGTGTATATTTAGATTTCCTCGCCAGAGCGAGCAGGATACCTGTCTACAGGGAAATTAATCAGCGCTTCTATGACAGCTGTGCTGCGATCAGTACGGAAGTGCTTACCCTTGGACAGCAGGAGGGGATTTTCTCGAAAAAGCTGACTCCTGACACCACGGCACCGCTCATCCGGGCGGTCATCGACGGCTGTCTGATCCAGTGGCTGATGTCAGGTGACGATGAGCTTCATGCGGCATTCAAGGACTCCTGCCATGCGGCGGTTATGAAGCTGCTCAGAAGCTGA
- a CDS encoding helix-turn-helix transcriptional regulator, whose protein sequence is MAIIINIDVMLAKRKMSVTELSERVGITMANLSILKNGKAKAVRLSTLEAICKALDCQPGDILEYRSDGDTTDNG, encoded by the coding sequence ATGGCGATTATAATAAATATTGATGTAATGCTGGCCAAAAGAAAAATGAGTGTAACCGAGCTGTCCGAGCGCGTGGGAATCACCATGGCGAATCTGTCCATTCTGAAAAATGGCAAAGCCAAAGCTGTGCGGTTATCCACACTGGAGGCGATTTGCAAGGCACTGGACTGCCAGCCCGGGGATATTTTGGAGTATAGAAGTGATGGGGACACGACAGACAACGGTTGA